A section of the Clostridium felsineum DSM 794 genome encodes:
- the budA gene encoding acetolactate decarboxylase, producing MIEDRVPNHIYQMSTINALVSGLYDGCASLKKLLTKGDFGLGTFEDLDGELTLLNGEFYRTRPDGSICKCLEGESVPFAVVTKLENYNEYEIDSCNSYDELKKSLDGFIDSKNIFYAFYIQGEFNYVKTRTVVKQCRPYRPMTEVVRDQPIFNYENIEGYIIGFRCPSYVEGLNVPGYHFHFLSKDKKLGGHVSEVSVKKAKVLVQNCLCFRMELPQSEDFYSMKVKNRNDEISEVER from the coding sequence ATGATAGAAGATAGAGTGCCTAATCATATATATCAAATGTCTACAATAAATGCTCTTGTTTCAGGTCTTTATGATGGGTGTGCATCACTAAAAAAGCTTTTAACAAAAGGGGATTTTGGATTGGGTACATTTGAAGATTTGGATGGAGAGCTTACGCTTTTAAATGGTGAATTCTATAGGACTAGACCTGATGGAAGTATTTGCAAATGTTTAGAAGGAGAATCAGTTCCTTTTGCAGTAGTAACTAAACTTGAAAATTATAATGAATATGAAATTGACAGTTGTAATTCCTATGATGAGTTAAAGAAAAGTTTAGATGGCTTTATAGATAGTAAGAATATATTTTATGCCTTTTACATACAAGGAGAGTTTAATTATGTAAAGACTAGAACAGTTGTGAAGCAATGTAGACCCTATAGGCCTATGACAGAGGTTGTACGTGATCAACCCATCTTTAATTATGAAAATATTGAGGGATATATAATTGGTTTTAGATGTCCGTCTTATGTAGAGGGGCTTAATGTTCCGGGATATCACTTTCACTTTTTAAGCAAGGATAAGAAATTGGGTGGGCATGTCAGTGAGGTTTCTGTAAAAAAGGCAAAGGTCCTTGTTCAAAATTGTTTGTGTTTTAGAATGGAATTACCTCAAAGTGAAGATTTTTATAGCATGAAGGTCAAAAATAGAAATGACGAAATAAGTGAAGTAGAAAGATAA
- a CDS encoding sugar O-acetyltransferase: MNQKERMLANLPYKAYLDGLSEERVKNKVKIYEYNLLRPDELNKIKESIKDILGKTGEEISIEQPFHCDYGKNIEVGNNFFANYNCTILDVGKVIIGENVMFAPNVSIYTAGHPIHPESRNSGYEYGIDVIIGDNVWVGGSVVINPGVKIGNNVVIGSGSVVTKDIPDNVIAVGNPCKVIREITEEDRKYYYKNRKFDVDDYK; this comes from the coding sequence ATGAATCAAAAAGAAAGAATGTTAGCTAATTTACCATATAAAGCGTATTTAGATGGGCTTAGTGAAGAAAGAGTAAAAAATAAAGTGAAAATATATGAGTATAATTTACTTCGTCCCGATGAATTGAATAAAATTAAGGAATCAATTAAAGATATTTTAGGAAAAACTGGTGAAGAGATTTCTATAGAACAACCATTTCATTGTGACTATGGTAAGAATATTGAAGTAGGTAATAATTTTTTTGCTAATTATAATTGTACAATATTGGATGTGGGAAAAGTGATAATAGGCGAGAATGTAATGTTTGCACCTAATGTGTCAATTTATACAGCTGGACATCCAATTCATCCTGAGTCAAGAAATTCTGGATATGAGTATGGTATTGATGTGATAATTGGAGATAATGTATGGGTAGGAGGAAGTGTTGTAATAAATCCAGGTGTTAAAATAGGAAACAATGTTGTGATTGGTTCAGGAAGCGTTGTAACAAAAGATATTCCAGACAATGTTATAGCTGTAGGAAATCCATGTAAAGTTATTCGTGAAATTACAGAAGAAGATCGCAAATATTATTATAAAAATAGAAAATTTGATGTTGATGATTACAAGTAA